In the genome of Salvia miltiorrhiza cultivar Shanhuang (shh) unplaced genomic scaffold, IMPLAD_Smil_shh fragScaff_scaffold_21, whole genome shotgun sequence, one region contains:
- the LOC131002816 gene encoding transcription factor MYB80, whose protein sequence is MGRLPCCEKDNVKRGQWTPEEDQKLSSYIAQHGTRNWRLIPKHAGLQRCGKSCRLRWTNYLRPDLKHGQFSEAEEHTIVTLHSVLGNRWAVIAAQLPGRTDNDVKNHWNTKLKKKLSGMGIDPVTHKPFSHLITEIATLPPPQVPNLAEAALGCFKDEMLHLLTKRRINIQLQQYGGGGVPAGMKHEDGKDETIEKIKFGLSKAIKETGMPPLDKPWEPVGATSGYIGGVFGSFPGSDNGFHYELASLDNEGGASPWGQSMCMAAEHHHGGLHEKVAEEERGGEDSVNRKETRNGESMFNSECSLWDLQSNDLMNPMI, encoded by the exons ATGGGGCGACTCCCCTGCTGCGAGAAAGACAACGTCAAGCGCGGCCAGTGGACTCCCGAGGAGGATCAGAAGCTCTCCTCCTACATCGCCCAACACGGCACCCGCAACTGGCGCCTCATTCCCAAGCATGCTG GCCTTCAGAGATGCGGGAAGAGCTGCAGACTGCGATGGACTAACTACCTCCGCCCCGACCTCAAGCATGGCCAGTTCTCCGAAGCTGAAGAGCACACCATAGTCACTCTCCATTCCGTTCTTGGAAATCG ATGGGCTGTGATCGCTGCGCAGCTTCCCGGGCGAACGGACAACGACGTGAAGAATCATTGGAACACGAAGCTGAAGAAGAAACTCTCCGGCATGGGGATTGATCCGGTGACGCACAAGCCCTTCTCCCACCTCATAACGGAGATCGCGACGCTGCCGCCGCCGCAGGTGCCCAATCTGGCGGAGGCAGCCCTCGGCTGCTTCAAGGACGAGATGCTCCATCTCCTCACCAAGCGCCGCATCAACATACAGCTCCAGCAatacggcggcggcggagtcCCCGCTGGCATGAAACACGAGGATGGAAAAGACGAGACGATCGAGAAGATCAAGTTTGGATTGTCCAAGGCCATCAAAGAGACCGGAATGCCGCCGTTGGACAAGCCGTGGGAGCCCGTCGGAGCGACCTCCGGGTACATCGGAGGGGTGTTTGGGTCGTTTCCCGGGTCGGATAACGGCTTCCACTACGAACTCGCGTCTCTAGACAACGAGGGCGGAGCCTCGCCGTGGGGCCAGAGCATGTGCATGGCGGCGGAGCACCACCACGGCGGTTTGCATGAGAAGGTGGCGGAGGAGGAGCGCGGCGGCGAGGACTCCGTGAATAGGAAGGAAACGAGAAATGGGGAGAGCATGTTCAACTCCGAGTGCTCGTTGTGGGATTTGCAGTCCAATGATTTGATGAATCCTATGATTTAA